The Gossypium hirsutum isolate 1008001.06 unplaced genomic scaffold, Gossypium_hirsutum_v2.1 scaffold_1554, whole genome shotgun sequence DNA window AATcaggaaatgactaaattggacgGATTGGTTCGGGTCTTATTCAAATCGGGTTTTGACAGGTTTTTGGATTCGGATCTATCCTATTCTGATTGCTGTTGACTCGGGTTTTCGGGTTAAGAAATATAGCAAGactttaaactaataaaatatagaatttggGTATGAAGATAGATTCACAATGGGAGTGATGGCAAATACAAAGGATGAAATGTGTCATATCAATGCCTGGCAAATGGAATAGCATGGTCGATGGGCTTGCTTTTGTTTGAAGCAGCTTGTCCATCCATGCTTGTTGCATTCAAACAATACAATTTGTGTAGCACACTATATAGTATTACAATGTGTATCCCACATTGAGTGGAGATCCTATGGGGCACGAAAGAGGTCGTCTATATATAAGCATAGAAACCCAAGTGGTAAACTTAAAAGGGTCGGTTGGCTAAATATGCCACGCCCACCCTCGTCTGGTGGGTGCTGTATGGCTATCAAGACATATGGCCGACAAAATTTGTGGAAACTAATAGGGTTGGCTCGCTCGGCCGACCCttcatttttattcttaaatCATTTCGACTATGTGGATCAAAGTTAAGGAGTTGCAATAGCTTGGAAGCGATTCCCAGTATGTCGCAAAGTTCAGATACAATCCTTTCCTAATTTCAACATAAATTCACCATGCCAATTCCTTTGGCCAATCGTCGGCCATTTCTATCCCGGAATTTGTAACTTCTTCCTCGCCGTCGTAAACGCTTCCACTATACCCATTTTCAGTGCTTCTTCTCCTTTTATCTTCAACCCGCGCAGTAATAGATCGCGCCGAGCCGAGCCCGAATTTTTGCCTAAACAAAGCCATGAAGGGCTCAGGGATCTTGATCCCTAAATCCAAATCAATCATGTAGAGTACACTTCTATGACGTCTCATGAGCACGTAGTCATGACAAAGGGCGAGCACTACGCCGCCAGCGGCTGCGTGACCATTGACGGCGGCGATGGTGGGCATGGGGAGGGAGATGAAGGCTAGGACGAGCTGCTTGAGGTAGTCGAGTAAAAGGTTGAAGCGTTGTTGGGTTTCTTCATCGGATCCTGCAGCGTTGACCCAATCGAGGTCGAAGCCATTGCAGAAGAACTTGCCATGCGACACAGTGACAAGAGCTGAACCACGGGTTGACTCAGCCTTGGCTCGTGAAAGTGCTGAAATGATGGAGCTGAACAGGTTGGGGTTGAGCCGGTGCTCGCCGTTTTGGCCGGTGAGGATGAGTATGAAAAGGTTTCCACGTTTTTCTAAGGAACACATGCTGGATTGGCACTTAAAATTGTAAAGCTACAAAAGCTGGCGCTAATTGCAACAAATGATGAACTGATCCAAATTAATCCAAGATTAAAAGGCTTGTAAGACTATTCTATTGAAGATCTAGCCTGATCTTCAACATAATTAAAGTTGGGTGCTCGGAAGTAACATGTTTGACTTTAAAATTCTCGAGTTTTGTGtcctttaaaaacataaaattacacaaataatcactaaacttttattaaattacattttcgttatttattgtttttacaaaatagtcaacCATTAGCTAATGTTTGACtttattttaaatgtaattttatccTTTTAGGGTCTTTGGATATTATCGATTAATTAGATAAAAGTGTAATTGTTAGACTAGTAATTATATTTACACTCTTTTATAGTTATAAAGAGTTATAATTCTCTATACGGTTTGGCTGAAAAAAATTCCTTATACCATGTTTGATAATACAAATTGTAATTACAATTACATAtggttacataatttatatatttttaaaaaaattaat harbors:
- the LOC107924141 gene encoding enoyl-CoA delta isomerase 2, peroxisomal; this encodes MCSLEKRGNLFILILTGQNGEHRLNPNLFSSIISALSRAKAESTRGSALVTVSHGKFFCNGFDLDWVNAAGSDEETQQRFNLLLDYLKQLVLAFISLPMPTIAAVNGHAAAGGVVLALCHDYVLMRRHRSVLYMIDLDLGIKIPEPFMALFRQKFGLGSARSITARVEDKRRRSTENGYSGSVYDGEEEVTNSGIEMADDWPKELAW